In one Mustela lutreola isolate mMusLut2 chromosome 8, mMusLut2.pri, whole genome shotgun sequence genomic region, the following are encoded:
- the TOMM22 gene encoding mitochondrial import receptor subunit TOM22 homolog, with protein sequence MAAAAAAGGPGAPLSPDELLPKGDSEKTEEELEEEDDEELDETLSERLWGLTEMFPERVRSAAGATFDLSLFVAQKMYRFSRAALWIGTTSFMILVLPVVFETEKLQMEQQQQLQQRQILLGPNTGLSGGMPGALPSLPGKI encoded by the exons atggccgccgccgccgccgctggcGGTCCCGGGGCGCCCCTGTCCCCGGACGAATTGCTTCCGAAAGGCGATTCCGAGAAGACTGAGGAGGAGTTGGAGGAGGAAGACGACGAGGAG CTAGATGAGACCCTATCGGAGAGACTGTGGGGTCTGACGGAGATGTTCCCAGAGAGGGTCCGGTCCGCGGCTGGAGCCACttttgatctctccctttttgtGGCTCAGAAAATGTACAG GTTTTCCAGGGCAGCCTTGTGGATTGGGACCACTTCCTTCATGATCCTGGTTCTTCCTGTTGTTTTTGAGACGGAGAAGTTGCAAATGGAGCAACAGCAACAACTGCAGCAGCGGCAG atacttCTAGGGCCTAACACAGGGCTCTCAGGAGGAATGCCAGGAGCTCTACCTTCACTTCCTGGAAAGATCTAG
- the JOSD1 gene encoding josephin-1: MSCVPWKGDKAKSESLELPQAAPPQIYHEKQRRELCALHALNNVFQDSNAFTRETLQEIFQRLSPNTMVTPHKKSMLGNGNYDVNVIMAALQTKGYEAVWWDKRRDVSAIALTNVMGFIMNLPSSLCWGPLKLPLQRQHWICVREVGGAYYNLDSKLKMPEWIGGESELRKFLKHHLRGKNCELLLVVPEEVEARQSWRADV; the protein is encoded by the exons ATGAGTTGCGTGCCATGGAAAGGAGACAAGGCCAAATCTGAATCTTTGGAGCTGCCCCAGGCAGCACCCCCACAAATCTACCATGAGAAACAGCGCAGGGAGCTTTGTGCCCTGCATGCCCTCAATAACGTCTTCCAGGACAGCAATGCCTTCACCCGGGAAACGCTGCAAGAGATTTTCCAGAG GTTGTCTCCAAACACCATGGTGACCCCCCACAAGAAGAGTATGCTGGGAAATGGGAACTACGATGTGAATGTCATTATGGCAGCACTTCAAACCAAAGGCTATGAAGCTGTCTGGTGGGACAAACGCAG GGATGTCAGTGCCATTGCTCTCACGAATGTCATGGGCTTCATCATGAACCTGCCCTCCAGCCTGTGCTGGGGTCCACTGAAGTTGCCTCTCCAAAGGCAGCACTGGATCTGTGTCCGAGAGGTGGGCGGTGCCTACTACAACCTCGACTCCAAACTGAAGATGCCCGAGTGGATTGGAGGCGAGAGCGAGCTCAG GAAATTTCTCAAACATCACTTGCGAGGAAAGAACTGTGAACTCCTGCTGGTGGTGCCGGAAGAGGTGGAGGCCCGTCAGAGTTGGAGGGCCGACGTGTAA